GATGCCCGGCAAGAAGGCGGGGGGCTGACCAACGAACCTTGAGCGAATCGCTGTGATAGGGGGTCCCGCGGCAGCTCGAGAGTCCGCCAACGACGAGCCCGCGTCGACGACCGCCAGCCAGAACGTGCCCACCCCGGGGGGGGCGATCGGGGCCGGTCATGAGACTCCTGCTCGGGTCCTCAGTGATCGAGGAAGGTCACCCGGCCGGTGGCGACGTCGTACATGCCGCCCACGAGCGCGACCGTGCCGTCGTCGAGGTACTTCGCCACGTACGGGCTTCGCTCTCGGATGGCCCGCGTCGACTGGCGCACGTTCTCCTCGGCCACCTTCGTGACGCAGCCCGCGTCTTTCGAGTCGCTGCAGTGCACCGCCTCGACCGCGGGATGGATCTTGGCCAGCAGGCTGGTGAGGTTACCGAGCTGCACGCCGTCGATGGCGCCCTTGACTGCGCCGCAGCTCGTGTGCCCGAGCACCACGATGAGCTTCGCGCCGACCTTGACCGCGTATTCGAGGCTCCCGAGCTCATCATCGTTCACGACATTGCCGCCCACGCGCACGGCGAAGACGTCGCCGATCCCCTGGTCGAAGACGATCTCGACGGGCGCGCGTGAGTCCATGCAGCCGAGCACAGCCAC
This genomic window from Deltaproteobacteria bacterium contains:
- a CDS encoding carbonic anhydrase (macrophage inducible 5; Mig-5); amino-acid sequence: MPPERRDGSTRRSASAVVLCLALGARVATAEPPATAPSKPEVQTRESQAAMTPSQALDRLKAGNARFVANATRRRDWSAKVVATAADQFPFVAVLGCMDSRAPVEIVFDQGIGDVFAVRVGGNVVNDDELGSLEYAVKVGAKLIVVLGHTSCGAVKGAIDGVQLGNLTSLLAKIHPAVEAVHCSDSKDAGCVTKVAEENVRQSTRAIRERSPYVAKYLDDGTVALVGGMYDVATGRVTFLDH